A stretch of the Candidatus Hydrogenedentota bacterium genome encodes the following:
- a CDS encoding epoxyqueuosine reductase has translation MDVYGKGNPAQPPFNHDYQREGDTPVYDEAWFITTICDKVLHHPDGVLEYPFLGERIFEEPLVGFVRGDDPLVARYKEIIGPHHFSPGEIMAWQAAKNGVPAPPAEELSVVCVIMPLAKDTRQDNARQDQWPAGRWAQTRRLGEMFSRLWVREVVSELMCNGVLAVAPDATPMFRQKRYSGTGWGSPWSHRHMAYAAGLGSFGLHDFFITEKGCAHRATSFVVHRRLAPNRECPDDIHAGCLQWQGIECMQCAKRCPVGAIGPKGHDKEACFQHVKSSIGNNTKEHHIFVFGCGLCSVGVPCESRDPVKKVGQEKGMQNDRPRAHRDVPSSRPGHS, from the coding sequence GTGGATGTCTATGGAAAGGGAAATCCGGCTCAGCCGCCATTCAACCATGACTATCAACGGGAGGGTGACACTCCTGTTTATGACGAGGCGTGGTTCATCACCACCATATGTGACAAGGTTCTTCACCATCCCGACGGCGTTCTGGAGTATCCGTTCCTGGGGGAACGCATCTTTGAAGAACCCCTTGTAGGTTTTGTGCGTGGCGACGACCCGCTGGTTGCGCGATACAAGGAGATCATCGGCCCGCATCATTTCAGCCCCGGAGAAATCATGGCGTGGCAGGCGGCGAAGAACGGCGTTCCCGCCCCGCCCGCCGAAGAGCTCTCCGTGGTGTGCGTGATTATGCCGCTTGCGAAGGACACACGACAGGACAACGCCCGGCAGGACCAATGGCCCGCCGGGCGATGGGCGCAGACCCGGCGGCTCGGGGAGATGTTCAGCCGCCTGTGGGTGCGCGAAGTCGTTTCAGAACTCATGTGCAACGGCGTGCTGGCGGTCGCACCGGACGCCACGCCCATGTTCCGGCAGAAGCGCTATTCCGGAACCGGCTGGGGGTCGCCCTGGTCTCACCGGCACATGGCCTATGCGGCGGGCCTGGGCAGTTTCGGTCTTCATGACTTTTTCATCACGGAGAAGGGATGCGCCCACCGTGCCACTAGTTTTGTGGTTCACCGGCGACTGGCGCCGAACCGGGAATGCCCGGACGACATTCATGCCGGCTGCCTGCAATGGCAGGGCATCGAATGCATGCAGTGCGCCAAACGCTGCCCTGTCGGGGCCATCGGCCCAAAGGGACACGATAAAGAGGCCTGTTTCCAGCATGTGAAAAGTTCCATAGGGAATAACACGAAAGAGCACCACATCTTCGTTTTCGGCTGCGGCCTGTGTTCTGTGGGTGTTCCCTGCGAATCACGTGACCCTGTGAAAAAAGTAGGACAAGAGAAAGGAATGCAAAATGACCGGCCAAGAGCCCACCGGGACGTCCCTTCCAGCCGACCTGGTCATTCATAA
- a CDS encoding amidohydrolase family protein, producing the protein MTGQEPTGTSLPADLVIHNGRVIDPETGRDEIASVAVKDGVIQKITPGSGMHPIPARQTIGAAGNVVSPGFINTHTHEAMLTETEENIKPPSNLYVFDGVTFWLGGNCGMSPTGIRVDTGKGKVMQSGNPEKPLPEFLDELENIPLYNHFATLSGNITLRSRMGLRHMQKENDEQIGRMKALLAEEVAAGSFGLSIGAMYDMGATTKALTELARVSREHGGMAAIHTRYPTFNLKHLLFGMNLVVPKRAVHEPIEICRETGAPFIISHITDMSQTGSTAWVMETIDKAVREGLPVAGDILGSDFLVNDFFVLTLKGKVPVPVLMRVGNYSVDQFYAGQDYTIDGEVVIKKFGQCTSEKAEFFRKNIHRADRRGSGFMEMPIYCRIVPPEDTMLALRYPWVFVGNDALGQAIDPETGEPAPLLPRGLATFSRLFGHWVREQNAISLQQAIFKASTAPAMWLGLEKKGRIQEGCDADIVIFNPDTIIDRAGWEEGTMNQKPDGISHVIVGGEVVVENNQLTGATPGRLVRRTWTIPGDTSAIMSLFEKRFGRRTEAAPEKARAKT; encoded by the coding sequence ATGACCGGCCAAGAGCCCACCGGGACGTCCCTTCCAGCCGACCTGGTCATTCATAACGGCCGGGTGATAGACCCGGAAACCGGACGCGATGAAATCGCCTCCGTTGCAGTCAAGGACGGCGTCATCCAGAAGATTACGCCCGGTTCCGGCATGCACCCTATTCCGGCGCGGCAAACGATTGGCGCCGCAGGAAACGTGGTATCGCCCGGATTCATCAACACCCATACCCACGAGGCGATGCTGACGGAGACAGAAGAGAATATCAAGCCCCCCTCCAATCTGTATGTCTTTGACGGCGTCACGTTCTGGCTGGGCGGCAACTGCGGCATGTCGCCGACCGGCATCCGGGTGGACACGGGCAAAGGCAAAGTTATGCAGTCCGGAAACCCGGAGAAACCCCTGCCGGAATTTCTGGACGAACTGGAGAATATCCCGCTCTACAACCATTTCGCGACCCTTAGCGGCAACATCACGCTGCGTTCCCGCATGGGTCTCAGGCATATGCAGAAGGAGAATGACGAACAGATTGGCAGGATGAAGGCCCTGCTCGCCGAAGAGGTGGCCGCCGGTTCCTTTGGATTGTCCATCGGCGCCATGTACGACATGGGCGCCACCACAAAAGCGCTGACCGAACTGGCGCGGGTCAGCCGGGAGCACGGCGGCATGGCGGCCATCCACACCCGCTACCCCACCTTCAACCTGAAACACCTGCTCTTCGGGATGAACCTGGTGGTCCCCAAACGGGCCGTCCACGAGCCCATCGAAATCTGCCGTGAAACAGGCGCCCCCTTCATCATTTCCCACATCACTGACATGAGTCAAACGGGCTCCACGGCCTGGGTGATGGAAACCATTGACAAGGCCGTGCGGGAGGGGCTTCCCGTGGCCGGAGACATTCTCGGCTCTGATTTTCTGGTTAACGATTTTTTCGTTCTCACCCTCAAGGGGAAGGTTCCCGTTCCGGTGCTGATGAGGGTCGGCAATTATTCAGTCGATCAGTTTTATGCCGGGCAAGACTACACCATTGACGGGGAGGTGGTGATAAAAAAATTCGGGCAGTGCACAAGTGAAAAGGCTGAATTCTTCCGGAAGAACATTCATCGTGCCGACCGCAGGGGTTCAGGTTTCATGGAGATGCCCATTTACTGCCGGATTGTTCCGCCGGAGGACACCATGCTGGCGCTGCGGTATCCGTGGGTGTTTGTCGGGAATGACGCGCTCGGCCAGGCGATTGACCCCGAGACCGGCGAGCCCGCCCCCCTGTTGCCCAGGGGTCTTGCCACCTTCTCGCGCCTTTTTGGGCACTGGGTCAGGGAGCAAAACGCCATCTCCCTGCAGCAGGCGATTTTCAAGGCCAGCACCGCCCCGGCAATGTGGCTGGGACTGGAAAAGAAAGGCAGGATTCAGGAGGGATGCGACGCGGACATCGTCATCTTCAATCCCGACACCATCATTGATCGCGCAGGCTGGGAGGAAGGCACCATGAACCAGAAACCCGACGGCATCAGCCACGTCATCGTGGGCGGGGAAGTCGTGGTTGAAAACAACCAACTGACCGGAGCCACACCAGGAAGACTGGTGCGCCGCACATGGACCATCCCGGGAGACACATCAGCCATCATGTCATTGTTTGAAAAGAGATTCGGACGACGGACGGAAGCCGCGCCTGAAAAGGCCAGGGCAAAAACATGA